tttattaaactcctaactaatttttaatccaaaacatttctaaaataaattaaaaattagaataagtttgtacccgttagctttttaaaaaatattttcaattttttattcttataatttttttcaaaattttaatcttaaaatgtaccaattcttaaatatactaatttgttatatgtaaaatgtaccattttttttatataaaatctattcaattttttttctaatctatttttaaacttatatggttacattctttttctttgactTGAGAATATATCCATATCAAGTtttatcgaagaaatttacCAATACTATTAAGCTtaatatctttttcttttcttttttgtggttttgaagaatgtatccatgttttggtagaataatttgttttgttaattttaatgaatgtacccatatttatatatatacacaataatataatttatattttaatatttttagtcctacaaattatgagtttttatttaaaatttcattaccataaacaactataaattttaatttttaatttaaaaaatatagtaacataaataaaaataaattattactttaattttagagattttaataaaaaattaaaaatcaataagatttcagtaaaaaaaaatattgatagataaaaagaaattttaacgaaaagctcacaaTGTTGTTCACtctaacaaaaaatcatatttttacactaaaaagtcaaattgatgttatttactttaccctttattttacctttatcattaaaaatcaaagttttcaaacctttttcattacTTTCCTTAGATAAAACTGTATCCAAAGTCTCCCGAAAAAACAAATGGAAGAGTTTGTAAGAAGTACCGGAGTGCTAGTTCTTGATTCAACCTTCAATAGCCGAATGCAATTTCTTCCGTGTATTTGATTTTGATACAGGAGTTGAAGGGAGTGCAGTCACACAATAGCCATAAGATTACTAATCCCGTCTCCAAAGACGATCGCACGTTGCAAGTTCATGAACGCTGCAAGTCTGCAAGCCTGAAACCCAGCCGTAACACTGCCTAAATCTCAACACCAaagtttgaaagaaaaaaaaatgcaaaacgaTAACAACAACAATCCCAATAGAAAAATTCTTCCTTATTCCCGAAAATTCTCAGAAAGTTTtcctttttcccagaaaattccGGAGAGAAATGGattgagaaggagagagagtagCTTTGGGACGAAAAGAAATGGAGAGacggagagggaggagagagtagCTTTGAGGACGATTTTGCGCAGGAAAAATGATCTTGAAGGTTATTTTGCAGGACAAGAGATGGAGAAGAGGAGTTATGGGTGCCGAAactaaaggaaaaaaagaagaaactcTCGAGAGACAGTATAAAGGAaggttgaataaaaaaattaaaataatattgaaCTAATAAAGGGGTCGGCACCATAGGGTGTTCTAGACACTTTaggggaaaagaaaaaggcaaaagtttgaataaaatattattagaagtgtattaaataatataatactaAAGttgttaaattatttatttttagtctcATTAAGTcagacccttttttttttgtgattactGGAAATGTATAATAACTAGGGCAAAGATGTCAAAAGTACATAATGAGGCCTACAATGAGGTAAGCAACAGAAATAAACCGGGTAATGCAAGGGGATGAAGGAGCCAGACGCAACAAGCATAGCTAAAGGCGTCACCCTTCCATTACCACAACTAAATTAAGGAGGGTAGGAAAGTCCATCATTACATAATACATGAACCAGTGACGATGGGGGCCTATCGACCCAAGTAAAGTCACACAACTCCACATTTCTTCTCGACCCCAAGAGGTTCGCCACCATATTGGCTGATCTTGGAGTCCAAGACCAGCGACAGTCTTGAAAGGATTCCCCAAGCAACTTGCACCTCGTCAGCGCTGGAAAAGCCTCCCTCCCAAAGCAACACCCAACTCGTAACCATGGTGGATCGCAACCGCTTCAGCTGCAGCAGCCGAAGGAGCATCAATACTACTTCTCCTAGCAGCAATAAAGGTGCCAGAAGAGTCCCGAGCAACAACCCCAGTATATCCTGTGTTCGTAGCATTCACCCAACTAGCATCGACATTGAACTTTACATACTAAGTCAAACCCGTTTAGTTTTGTCTAAACTAATCCAATTTAATCCTTGAAATTAGtctaatttacaataatctgaTGCAATCAACGCACttataaagaaagaaaattggaCCTTCAGTCGAATTGTTTCTTTTACAATAAAACTACTTCTAATAGATTCCCTTATGAACAAAAGTGTTTTCTAGAAAAGCAATCTTTAACTGCCCAACTCAATCTTTTGGTGgtgaaatcaaatcaaataatcTATACAAGCTTGACGCCTCGTTGTTCTTGGTTGATCCCCCAATTTACATACTTTTCCGCGTACCTTGTGAAAGGAGCTTCTTTTACAATAAAACTACTTCTACTAGATTCCCTTATGAACAAAAGTGTTTTCCATAAAAGCAATCTTTAATTGCCCAACTCAATCTTTTGGTGgtgaaatcaaatcaaataatcTTTACAAGCTTGACACCTCGTTGTTCTTGGTTGATCCCCCAATTTACATACTTTTCTGCATACTTTGTGAAAGGAGCTTCTTTTACAATCTAATAGATTCCCTTATGAACAAAAGTGTTTTCCAGAAAAGCAATCTTTAACCGCCCAACTCAATCTTTTGGTGgtgaaatcaaatcaaataatcTATACAAGCTTGACATCTCGTTGTTCTTGGTTGATCCCCCAATTTACATACTTTTCCGCATACTTTGTGAAAGGAGCTTCTTTTACAATCTAATAGATTCCCTTATGAACAAAAGTGTTTTCCAGAAAAGCAATCTTTAACTGCCCAACTCAATCTTTTGGTGGTGAAATCATATCAAATAATCTATACAAGCTTGACACCTCGTTGTTTGTTGGTTGATCCCCCAATTTACATACTTTTCCGCATACTTTGTGAAAGGAGCTTCTTTTACAATAAAACTACTTCTACTAGATTCCCTTATGAACACAAGTGTTTTTCATAAAAGCAATCTTTAACTGCCCAACTCAATCTTTTGGTGgtgaaatcaaatcaaatagtCTATACAAGCTTGACACCTCGTTGTTCTTGGGTTAATGTTTATTCTTCTGTTCATACGCCGGAGCGTATTTTTTGTCAGTTCCGGTCCATCAGCATAAGTTTCTCGCTAGGTTTCAACTTTCGAGTTTAAGCTTAGAACTCGAGAGTAGATCTAAAAGCTAAACTTTCAGGATTATTTTGTGCCCTAAAAGAAGCAACATTTCCATGGTGGGATCAAATCAGAAAAGGTCACTAAATATTGGTGTCAGCTGAAGTAATTGGCACCAAAAAAATGTAACAGGCCAGTTTACCGGCCTATACGGGTGGGCGACCGGTGGCACATATCAAAAGACGGTTGGATCTCCTTTCTTGTAATTACGTGGTGTTAGTAATGGATTTACCtttcttcaaaaaataaaaataaaaaagattagaTTTACATGGAAAATAAACAAGTAACAATGTTCAAACGTTTCAACAACTTACATAACTTTCTTAAAAAGAACAAATCGCAGATACGTCGGCAATGACCGATCCAACAGCTAGAGGACAATGCTTTGGAATATGATGGTAAGGCCTATCCCCCAGATTTTGGGGGACGGAAATACACAAAACAAGCAAGGACGACTTGAAAAGCGGTAAGTAGTAGGAGCACAACAGCAGCTACAGCTGATAAGAAAGACCACGGAGTATGGAAGTACTCGAATCTGAAACTCGCCCATCGTACATGCCAAATATTTCTATGGTACTCATTCATATCCTTGAACAATTCGCATAGATAACTCTCATCAATATCAAAGGGCACGTCTTTTCcaaagtttttgaagaaatcaGCAGCCTCCTCATTACTTCCGAGGCGATTCTCAATAATCGTTTTGTCGCAGAGGAATGAGACATCTGCAGGAGTGCGGATGAGGCAACTCATGAATGcagctaggggtgggttcggtacggttaccgtaccaaaccccgtgtaccaattaccataccaaactttcggtttggtaaaatctattactgttaccgtaccaaactttcggtataccgaagttcggtattgccaaaagttcggttggcatggtatggcaatggtaattgccacaaaatttgtttttgttttgggacaaaatttgtttttgtttttttaacccaattcaagggcaaaactttttttttgtacatttaTCTCATGcattatagattaaattcatctattattcatcattcacaattcacacatataataattcaaatgatgcatcaagattcatcatgaaaattaagcttacaatccaaatagaagttacgaatcaaaacaaatagaagttaacaatccaaatagaaatttaaagtttcaaaccaaatgaaaattggaaataaacttcaaaaatgagaattcattgatcagttattcaagcttaagatgtcgaagcttttggaggaggcattgaacttgtagaagattgagtttgtgtcaagcctacattacaaacaaagaaaacatattaattagtagcaagaagaattaaagttgaaaaccatttaataacaaatttactaaaaaaattaaagcatatatttcttgttttctcttcttccatttccttgtaaaattgaagcatatcttccgttggttccttgtagaagtttacttcatatgccctaagccaaccactagtatgcactagtgcctccattattttaggagtcaaggataCCCTAAAGGGTCCACAATCCTCCTCCCtaggctaaatgcattttcactagcaaaAGTAGCAGTgggggttacaaagatattttgtctatttgtgaaagaattatgaacttttttgtgtttgatttccacaatttcaagagatcaaagtcaccaacaacaatgctaatataagtagggttttattttcaaattattggaatattataaatttgtgttatatagttatctattatataatttataaattatatattatattgtattatcggtatggtacggtaataccgtggtaataGTATCCATTACTaataccgtaccatgaaatttcggtacggtacaataccgtaccattaccgattggtacgaaaaatttgacacaaaatcggtatggtacggttggcaattcggttggcacggcaatttggcaaaaaaatccacccctaaaTGCAGCATAAGTGGTgacatgctttgagcaatgaaAGTAGTGGCATTGTTCAAATGCTACAAAATTGATGAATAAAACAGTGCGTAGATCGTCTAGTACTATGTGTGGAATTTCGAGCACTCCTTTGCAAAATCTTATATCCAAGATGCTCATCGCATCCCTTGTCTTGAACTTAATTCCAGCAAGATGAAGCTTTTCGGCTgattgaatgaattcaatcgATGCAGAGGTATTTCCCTTCCTTGTCTTGGACTTAATTCCTGCTACAAACTTTTTCACTGCCTTCCTTGTTCCTTGTAGAGGCTTTTTCGCAGATCGGATCAATTGAACTAATGGACGAATATTTCTAGCTGGACCTTGAGGTGACTGATCATAAGGTTTAGGAATAAAACTTAAGCGAAGTAAGTCGAGTAAATGTTTTTCTTCAGTAGTACTGATATCAGTTCTTTCTACTGCATGATTAAAGAATTCCAAAGCAAGTTTGGCAAGGGATGACTCACTATCTTCTCTTGATGCTTTTGATTCATCGAATAATTTTTGAAGAACGAAGAAAGGAATTTGGTTTTCCAAACGCAAAAGATCGCGTATGAGGTTAGGAAATACCCATGCCAAGTTAAAGATGGGATCATCTGGATCACTTGGTGACAAGCTTGCAAGATCATCTGGATCACTTGGTGACTTCCTTCCAACTTTGCAAAAGAGCTCAACAGTAAACAAGCCATCCAACACCATTATCTCAACTAGGTCATGACTGCTTAAATCGATTGTCTCCGAATAGCACCCTCGTATGCTTTCTTCCATTGATGCTACAACCTGCCTGTAGTGATCAAGTCTCCGGCCATTTGATGGTGTTCGCGCAAGTAGATCACGAAGAAATCTCCGTTTATGCTGCTGCATCATCTCCACACGCGTGTCGCCATAGTGATAAGGACCGATGGAAACTATATGAGGTTGGTAGGCCTTCTCATTTATTTCCAAGAGATGTTGAGGCATTCTGAATATGCAAACAAGAGCTGTTTCCAGCTGATGGGTGCAGCAGCCATTTCGGTTCCTCAACTCTTCGATCCAATGATGTTGTCGTCTGAATATGGTTCACCGCTGGAATTGGAATGACCGCGTGATCTCTTCCTCCATTAGCCATTGGTTGCTGGTACTGGGTAACTGGGTTTGGATTTGAACAGTAGAACAGGCAAGGAGGAGCACAAGCAATCGTATTTTGGGTGGGATCTGTTGAGAGAAGCAGCGGACAGAGGTATGGTTTGGGATTgaggtaatttaaaaaaaaagaaactaatgaaaagggcttgaaaactttgagttataatgataaggataaaataaagggtaaagtgaatagtactaggattgattttttagtgtaaaaatatggtttttcgttaaagtgaacagtatatggtgcttttcgttaaagttccctttaaaaaaaagttggtacgaaaaaaagctgagagagtttttgatgtttggtaaacattttaAATCAGCTTTATTTCAAAGTTTCAAATGAAAAAAAGCTAAGGGgagtattcaattgagattttgagggattttaattcttttaatgaatctaaggGTATTAAATCaggattttaaaagattatctaaaattcaaggtgtattcaattagaattttaagatagtttattaaaatctttagaaatccaagtgtattcaattaggattttaaagaagtttataacattcaagatgtatttaattataaattgattttaaagaatttgagaaagttgaggaattagaagTAATTGAAGAGATTTCAtggtgtattttaagcatctacaaatctcacatcttcccatgagatttcgagggaattgaatcaaaattttatatggaatctctacaaattaattaaactctataaaaatccattgatttataaatccattaaaatctctcacattctcGATTGAATACACCCCTTAAAATCCTAAAGCTACAAAAAACAGTTTCAAAAAACCAGCTTATTTCGAGAAAGAGTAAACTGTCATTTAACCCCCTAAACTATCACGTGAGtttcaatttcccccctgaactattTTTTCAGCCAATTGACCCCCTAAACTATGTTAAAGTGGCCAATTAACCCCCTACTGTTAAGTATCTTTAACTCCATccaatgttgaatgcaccccatattaaaatttaatattaaatgacttatttacttcactatgcaatgacaattttgaccatattaggttttaaaaaaaaattataaatacaccccaaatcacttttagcgtattatttatcttctcaactatcaaaactctctcatcctccattgttgaacaaaactctaaccaatgaaactacaaacatgttgattgagaaaaattgtttttgacgaatgaaacacgaaatcgatgtttttGAAGCTTCACATAAGGTaagacttcacatttttcattgttttagtgatttagatgacatcgataattatttaatcttgtgtttgctgcattatttttcaatatgaaccctaaaagatgaatatgaatatgaatatataagtttaaataatgcagcaaacgcaagattaaataattatcgatgcgATTTTTgttgttagatttgattatattcgatctaagctgttggattcaataaatatataaatataaaactaaaaaaaataatttgaactTGGACAATTGGATTAACCAACGGCCCATTTAAATCCAGCCGTTGGATCGAAAAAAGTAGTCGTTGGGCTACATAAATGGCTGACACTCGGGGGGACAACCCTCATGTGGGTGGGCTTGGCTGGAAGGGACGCCTGGCACGTGCAACGCGTGGACGACTggattatggatattaaatttaagttgttgtagtttttaaatttaagttgttgtttttaaatttaatttgttgtttttaaatttaagttgttgaagtttttaaatttaaataataaattatatttggccCTATGACTATTTGGCTCTCGGTTAAAGACGGTTTTTtatgacagggctaaaacgagccctatgaccctttggccctcagttggagatagAGGCAAATATGATCAtatactattcattaaaatattaatttcttgaatgATCAGGGggttaaaacgagccatctAACCAACCTTCGGTTGGAAATTGCCTTAGAACTCATTAATTTGTAAGCAGATTGGTAATCTTAGTATATTGGAATTCTGTACCAAACCAGACATAATTTTGAAAATCTTAACGTCTGGCCCATCCAAGGTCGTATCAACTTTTCGTGCCACATGCTTAAACCTTACCATGTGACTAACACATGAATGAGTGCCAGGGGGATGCTTCCTTGCAGTTTCTTATTCAGTCGAGTTTTCTACCTTTACTCTTTATAAGTTCTCGTAAGAAACTGCAATCCCTTCCACTCttgtatcaaaataaaaaacacggAAGAAACTGCATTGGGCGCTATTGAAGGCTGATCAAGAACTAAAGCTAGCCCATCGGGAGGATCACAAATTGAACGGAGGAGGACGAGAGGGTCCACAGATCGGAGGAGGAGCAGAACCCATCGGTCGTTGGAGCTCCGACGAGTCTCCTTCCCCTTCTCTttgattgtttttttaattaatcatttaattatttaattgttgggtttataattgtttttaattgaaTAAAAGTTCTGCTTAATTTAAATAATGTAGCTGATCATATGATGTCACTTAAGTTGATATATAATTATGGTGCAATTACTTAGTGAAAATAACATTATTGCTTATATAATGTTTGATTTACCATTTTTATCGGCTAATGTTTGCACATCTTTCAGGAAAAAGTTGCGACTGGGGATTCATTTCTGCGATTTCAATGTTCGTATGTCCGAAACCCTCTCCTGAGTCCAGTAGCTCTACTGATACTGCTGATGTTGCTGAATTACTCATGAATCTTTCAATCTTCGGGTTCAGACAACTCTCTGCCAGTGGTCAACATGAGAAGACGAAAGAAATGTACAACAAGGTTGTTGAAGATGTCATTGTGGAGCAACTCCCGGAAGAAAGTGAAGAGGATTTGAGAGTCAGAACATTCACTGAGCTATTCAGGAAACTTCCCTTCCCTGACCAGAATCATTTCTTGTCCACAATTATAAAGAAATTCAAGCGCGAGCGGCAAATTGGCGAGTTGGTTTCTTGGTTCAGTACTCAACTAGATGCCAGTGATCAACAAGAGCTGATTGGAGAATTGGTTCATGTTAAAGCTGATGACGAGACAATCACCAATGAGGATTTGGTTCAAAGGACAAAGCTCCTATGGCCAGTGGCGGCTGACGAACAACTCTGTGATGGAGTTATAGGTGTTATAATTGAGAAACTTGAAGACGAAAGTGAGGCGGATTTCAAACTCAGAAGATTCACCGAGCTATGTAAGAAAGTTGTTGACTTCGGTGTCCAAGTTCAGTTCCTTGACAGTGTTGTACAGAAGCTGCTGGAACCACGAAGATGTCTTCCACACGGGGTGCTCCTTCAGCCTCAAGATTCTGCAAGTGCTGCTGAATTGCTCTGGCAGCTCTCAAGTTTTGGGTTCAGTTTACTGTCCATCGATGATCAACAAGACAAGATTAAGCAAATCTCTAATAAAATTTCTGCTGAAGCTGTCAAAAGACAAAGACTTGCAGGAGAAAGTGAGGAAGATTTGAGACAGAAAACATTCACAATGTTATTCAATAAAGCTCCAGTCTC
This is a stretch of genomic DNA from Malus domestica chromosome 02, GDT2T_hap1. It encodes these proteins:
- the LOC114822927 gene encoding UPF0481 protein At3g47200-like; this encodes MPQHLLEINEKAYQPHIVSIGPYHYGDTRVEMMQQHKRRFLRDLLARTPSNGRRLDHYRQVVASMEESIRGCYSETIDLSSHDLVEIMVLDGLFTVELFCKVGRKSPSDPDDLASLSPSDPDDPIFNLAWVFPNLIRDLLRLENQIPFFVLQKLFDESKASREDSESSLAKLALEFFNHAVERTDISTTEEKHLLDLLRLSFIPKPYDQSPQGPARNIRPLVQLIRSAKKPLQGTRKAVKKFVAGIKSKTRKGNTSASIEFIQSAEKLHLAGIKFKTRDAMSILDIRFCKGVLEIPHIVLDDLRTVLFINFVAFEQCHYFHCSKHVTTYAAFRGGFFCQIAVPTELPTVPYRFCVKFFVPIGNGTVLYRTEISWYGISNGYYYHGITVPYR